The proteins below are encoded in one region of Lytechinus pictus isolate F3 Inbred chromosome 11, Lp3.0, whole genome shotgun sequence:
- the LOC135155886 gene encoding DNA excision repair protein ERCC-8-like: MLNVLAERSWGNVRPSQVYCAEATRRTFRLQLSKHRDVQRIHSSGINSLDIDPVEFKFMLSGGADGVIAIYDLESIPEVKEFTCEAVCTVGRSNRHVHKHSVETVQWYPRDTGMFTSSSMDTTLKVWDTNALKPAERFVLGKGIYSHHMSPVANKHCLIAVGTIDAHASLCDLKSGSSTHILKGHKASVVCVQWSTKDEFLLATGSRDNKILLWDIRQAKGSLMSLDQHNGEVVKGSSAVSTAHSGHVNGLCFTENGLHLVSCGTDDRVRLWNTMNGKNTLINYGKVTNSMRKCIEICTSSSVHPDVVFIPSGSDIDMFDVFSGETDITMKGHYNNVNCCVFHPLFQEVYSGGNDSNILIWEPDMGHIHFEEPLPKKQTGESRPKKFSGSEINVTADTWSSSDEGD, translated from the exons ATGTTGAACGTGCTTGCGGAGAGGAGTTGGGGAAACGTTCGGCCCTCTCAGGTGTATTGCGCCGAAGCTACCCGGCGGACATTCCGGTTGCAGTTGAGCAAGCACCGCGATGTTCAACGCATTCATTCCAGCGGAATCAATTCACTGGACATAGATCCTGTCGAGTTCAAATT tatGCTGTCAGGAGGGGCTGATGGAGTGATTGCAATCTACGACCTTGAATCTATCCCAGAAGTCAAAGAGTTTACTTGTGAAGCAGTGTGCACTGTTGGCAG ATCCAATCGACATGTTCACAAACACAGCGTGGAGACAGTCCAGTGGTATCCCAGAGATACTGGGATGTTCACATCTAGTTCCATGGATACAACCCTTAAGGTCTGGGACACCAATGCTCTGAAGCCTGCTGAGCGCTTCGTCCTGGGCAAGGGAATCTACAGCCACCATATGTCCCCCGTGGCTAACAAACATTGCCTGATAGCTG TTGGAACAATAGATGCTCATGCTTCACTCTGTGACCTGAAGTCAGGTTCATCAACACACATTCTGAAGGGTCACAAGGCTTCGGTGGTGTGTGTCCAATGGTCTACAAAAGATGAGTTCTTGTTGGCAACAGGCAG CCGGGACAATAAGATTCTATTGTGGGATATCCGGCAAGCCAAAGGGAGTCTGATGTCACTTGATCAGCACAATGGTGAAGTGGTCAAAGGATCCTCCGCAG TTAGTACGGCACATAGCGGTCATGTTAATGGACTTTGCTTCACAGAGAATGGTCTTCACTTAGTCAGCTGTGGCACGGATGATAGGGTTAGACTCTGGAACACTATGAATGGCAAAAACACTCTG ATCAATTATGGAAAAGTGACTAATAGCATGCGTAAATGCATTGAGATCTGCACATCATCCAGCGTCCATCCCGACGTGGTGTTTATCCCAAGTGGGAGTGACATCGATATGTTTGATGTATTCAGCGGGGAGACGGATATCACCATGAAGGGCCATTACAACAATGTCAACTGCTGTGTGTTTCATCCTCTCTTCCAG gaGGTTTACAGCGGTGGAAATGACAGTAACATCCTCATCTGGGAGCCTGATATGGGTCATATTCACTTTGAAGAACCACTGCCAAAGAAACAA accGGTGAATCGAGACCGAAGAAGTTCTCTGGTAGTGAGATCAATGTCACAGCAGACACCTGGAGCAGCAGCGATGAAGGAGACTGA
- the LOC129284265 gene encoding putative nuclease HARBI1: protein MHGVSRSTTCRVIHRVAGALYNRKHEIIKFPCSDDEVTDQQTNFYKIAHFPKVVGAVDGTHVYLHGAPLGPDEHVYINRKGRYSINVQLICDYRFKITNCVARWPGSTHDSRILQNSIVGHEFIRGNLHGILLGDSGYALQPWIMTPFLNPTNQAERAFNRAHSSTRVLIEQVNGQLKNKFRCLIGHGLQMSPLNAKDVIMACAVLHNLSKDLNQPEVPFQLVDNDEDEIPDPPDGVNGPATRAQIVASFFQ, encoded by the exons ATGCATGGGGTCAGCCGATCGACGACATGCCGAGTGATCCATCGTGTGGCAGGGGCTCTCTACAACAGAAAGCATGAG ATTATCAAGTTTCCCTGTTCCGATGACGAGGTGACAGACCAACAAACAAACTTCTATAAGATCGCACACTTCCCAAAGGTTGTAGGAGCTGTGGACGGTACCCATGTTTACTTGCATGGGGCACCACTTGGCCCCGATGAACATGTGTACATCAATCGAAAAGGCAGATATTCTATCAACGTACAATTGATATGTGACTACAGATTCAAGATTACAAATTGTGTTGCTCGCTGGCCGGGGAGCACCCACGATAGTCGAATACTTCAG AACAGCATTGTCGGACATGAGTTCATCAGAGGAAACCTCCATGGCATACTGCTTGGTGATTCTGGGTACGCTCTTCAACCCTGGATCATGACCCCTTTCCTAAACCCTACTAATCAGGCTGAGAGAGCCTTCAATCG tGCCCACAGTTCAACCAGAGTCCTCATTGAGCAGGTGAACGGGCAGTTGAAAAACAAGTTTCGTTGCCTTATCGGCCATGGCCTCCAAATGAGCCCTCTGAACGCCAAGGATGTTATCATGGCATGTGCAGTTCTGCACAACCTGAGCAAAGACCTTAACCAGCCTGAAGTCCCATTCCAACTAGTGgacaatgatgaagatgagATCCCTGATCCTCCTGATGGTGTGAATGGTCCTGCTACAAGGGCACAGATTGTTGCTAGTTTCTTTCAGTAG